The genomic interval CGCTGCGCACCCCTTCTTTGTTTATGATATCACTCCATTTGGCTTTGGCCGTATATCATACCGAAGTGTAGCGTAGATTGTTGCAGCGCAAAACTTCCTTTCGTAAATGACGGTGACGCGTTCCTTCGCGCTACTGATGCGCGCGGCATAGGGACGGCCATCTCGGAGAGGGCGCATGGGGACCTTTTCGGCATCCTTGAAATTCATCCTGACCATCGTGCTGGGCGCGTTCGCCTTTGCGGCGACAGCCATACAGCAGCCTACGCTCATGCGCGAATTCCTCAGCATCGCGCGACGGGTCCCCGAACATTTCGCCGCCTCCGGATTGTCAGATGAGTACCTCGTCTGGGTGGATATCCTGCTCGGTGGCGACAAGCTGGTGTTCATCGGTTATCTGATTGCGGCGCGGATCGTGGTCGGTCTGCTGGCCGGGTTGCTCGGGAGTATCTTTGGATTCGGGATGCGGCGTCGCCCTGTGCGCGAGCCGAGCCCGTTCGCCGGCTGGGATTGAGCCGATCATGCCGCGCTCTGAATCTCCGGAGCCGGGCCTATGTGGAACCACCACCGACAAGCCCGCAGGGACAGCCGCAAACGCGCGATGCGCGCGGCGCAGGCGCGGGCCGCCCGGCGCGGCAGGGGCGAGCCGGCGCCCGCACCGGAGGCCGAAACGGCCGAAGACCCGCCGCAGGTTGAAGAGCCGCAGCCGAATGCTGCGCCAGATCCGGAGCCGCCAGCGGAGCCACTGCCTGTGCAACATGACCCGGCAGGCAACCTTGTCTGGGTCGGGTTGGTGCTGCTCACGCTCATCCTCGGAGGATTCATGGCCGCGCTGCTCTTCATGCTGGGCTAGCCGCGCGGGCGGCGAATTGTCATCTGGCCGCGCCCGTCGCGCGCATTAGGTCTGGCACAGGAGGATGACATGAGCGAAACCAGTCACGCCGACAGGCAGACGGAGATCGTGGTTGTCGGCGCAGGGCCGGCCGGGTTGGCGGCCGCGCTGTCGCTGGCGCAGGCGGGTTATGAGGTCATTTGCGCGGGGCAGCCTTTTGCGCCGACCGACACGCGTACGACAGCGCTGCTGCAGCCCTCGATCGAGCTGCTCGACGACATCGGCGTCTGGGATGACTGCCAGGCAGAGGCAGCGCCGCTCAATACGCTCAGGCTGATCGACGATACCGGTCGGTTGTTCCGCGCGCCGGATGCCGCCTTCCACGCCGAGGAGCTGGGCGACGGGCCGTTCGGCTACAACATCCCGAACCATGCGCTCGTTCAGGCGCTGCATCGCGCCATCGCTGAGCGCGAACACGTGACGTTCCAGCCCACGCAAGCCGTCACCGATGTCGCACCCGGAGCAGACGGCGTGCGCGTTACGCTAAGCGAAGGGCCCAGGATTGACGCGCGGCTTGTCGTTGGCGCGGACGGTCGCCGCTCGCTCTGCCGCAAGCGGGCAGGCATCAAGGCGCAGAGCTGGGACTATCCGCAGACCGCTATCGCGTGCAACTTCAAGCATACCCGTGCGCACCGGGACACCTGCATCGAATTGCACACAGCCAGCGGGCCGCTCACCGCTGTGCCCCTGCCGGATGGCTGGTCGAGCCTCGTCTGGGTCGAGCGGCCGGAGGAAGCTGAACGGCTGCGCGAGCTTGATGAGGCAGGCTTCGCGCGCGAGCTCGAGCGGTCTCTGCACTATGCGCTGGGGCGCGTGACCGAAGTTGGCCCCCGGGGCACTTTCCCGCTTTCCGGCCTCCAGGCGCGGGATTTAGCGAAGAACCGCATTGCGCTCGTGGGTGAGGCCGCGCATGTCGTCCCGCCGATTGGCGCGCAGGGACTGAACCTTGGCTATCGCGATGTGGCGGCGTTGACGCGGTCTGTCAAAGAGGCGAGCGGCGACCCCGGCGGCGAACCCGTCATGCGCAGCTATAACCTGGCGCGGCGCGGCGATGTCATGACGCGCACGCTGGCCGCCGACATGCTCAACCGCACGCTCTATTCGGGTTTTCTGCCGTTCCAGCTTGCACGCGGCGCGGGGCTTTATCTGGTCAACGCGGTGGGTCCGCTACGCCGGCTTTTGATGCGGGAGGGGCTCACACCTGCTGGGAGCCGTCACCTGCCAGGATGATGCCGGGCAGGATCACGCGCCCTTCGGTTTCGTTGCGCGCGGGAGTCGGCTCCTTCTTGTCCGCCTTTGAGGTTGAGGTCGGCGCCTGCTGACGATCGGTGATCGCCGGGAGGCGCCAGCCGCCACCGGAAAGCTGTGCATAAAGCATCGCGAAGCTCGCGGCGATCAAAAGCGCGACAACCACCGCCAGCCCGAGCCGTGAGATCAGGCTGCTGCCGGAACGGGCGGGCGCGCTGCGCGTGGTCTGCTCCGAGAGGCGCGGTCGTGACACGTGGCCTGAGCGACGTTGCGGGGAGGGGCTGCGCTTTTCGGGAAGCGGCGCAGACCAGCCCGAAGCGCCTGCGGCCTCACCGGCAGCGGCAGGTTGCGGCGTCAGCACCTTGCGGGTGATGAGCGTCAACTCGTTGATCCGCCCGCGCAGGTCCTCCAGCCCATCCTCCAGCGTCTGCTGGATCACGCCGGCCTCATGGCGCAGGGTCCGGGTTTCGTCCATGCAACCGTTCAGGCCCTCCTCAAGCCGGGCGAAGCGATGCTCGGGGGCCGCCTCGCGCACGGCTTTGGCCACATGGTGGGCCGTGGCTTTCGCGGTCTGGCGGGCAACAGTGGCGCTTGCGCGGATGGCGAGGCGCTGCGTGCCCTTCTTCATCGACTCCAACTCGCTCATCGCACGGTCGAAACCGTGCTGGAGGCTCTGCAGGCGCGTGTCGAGCGTCTCGAGGCGCGGCCCATCATCCGGCGCGATTGCTTCGCGGATGCGCGCGTCGACCATGCTGAGGATCTTGTCGTTGGCTTGCTGCTGGCGCTCCACGGAGTCGGCGAGCTTGCGCTCCATCGCGTTCAGCCGCTCGCGGGCGTCTTCCAGCGCGGCGTCGGCGCTTGCGGACGGCGTCTGTTGCGTCAGGGCCTCTTCGAGCTGGCCGCGCAGCGCCGCAAAGCGCTGGTCGAGCCAGGCGCGGCTCGCCACGTCCAGCCCCGGCGGGGCGTTATCGGCCCAGCTTTTGTCGCCGAGTTGCGCGGCCATGTCGGCCAGCGCCGCCTGAATGCGGCGCTCATAATAGCGCGTGCGCGCGGCGTGTTCCTCGTCGTTCTGGCTTCCGTCTTGTTCCGGCGGATCCCGCCTTGCGCGATGCTCCAGGGAATCGCGAAAGGCCGCCACGCGCGCTTGCATGTCGCGCACGTCCTCGCCGCCGACCTGCCCTGTCTGAGCGCGGTAGCCCAGCCGGTCGAGATGATTGCGCAGCTCACGCAGCGTGAAGGGGAAATCCTCTGCCTCCGCCCGGGCATGCCACGCACCGCGCCCCTCGGCCGCGTCGGCCTCCGGCGTCGCGCCAATATGCGGATGAGACGTGGACATCGCCCATGACCCGTGGTTTCCGGCTGGCGCCTGCGCTCCTCGCGCAAAACGGCACAAAGGCGCTGGCGGCGCACGCCTTCAGATCGCGCCGCCTGACCGCGCCCGCGCAAGCATTCTTCCCGGAAACCACGTTGGCCGGACGGCGTAAAAAAAGCGTAAAATACTGATGCAATTAAAGAAGCTGCAGAGAAATTCCTTTAGGGATGAGGCATTCTCAGCTTTCCTCGCAGCTCTGCGCTTCCACTGCCGCAATCGCGGTCATGTTCACCACGCCCCGCGCGGTTACCGATGGCGTAAGGATATGCGCCGGCTTCGCCGCGCCCAGCAGGATAGGGCCGACGGGCAGCGCATTGCTTACCGTCTTGAGCAGGTGAAAGACGATGTTCGCGGCGTCGAGGTTCGGCATGATCAGCATGTTCGCCTCGCCGGTGAGCGTTGAGAGTGGATAGACGCGCTTACGGTAGGCCTCGTCCAGGGCCGCGTCCCCATGCATCTCGCCCTCAACCTCCAACTCCGGTGCTTTTCGCCGGATCAGCTCGACCGCTTCGCGCATCTTCTGTGCGCTGGGAGTGTCGCGACTCCCGAACGCCGAGTGAGACAAAAGCGCGATCTTGGGCGTCATGCCGAAGCGGCAGACCTGCTTGGCCGAGAGGATGCACATGTCGGCGATTTCGTCCGCCGTGGGGTCTGTGGTGACATGCGTGTCTGCAAGAAAATAGGCACCGTTCGACACGATGATGAGGCTGAGCGCCGAGAAGTCGCGTACGCCGGGCGCGACGCCGATCACATCGCGGATATGCGCCAGATGCGCGTCGAAGCGTCCTTCAAGCCCGCAAATCATGGCGTCGGCCTCGCCGCGCTCCACAGCGAGCGCCGCGATGACGGTCGATGAGGTGCGCACCACCGTTCGCGCCCGGTCGGGCGTGACGCCGCGCCGCCACGTGCGCCGGAGATAGGTGTCGACATAGTCGCGGTAGCGCGGGTCGTCCTGCGGGTTGATCAGCTCGAAATCCTTGCCGGGCTCTATGGACAGGCCGTAACGGTCGAGCCGTGTCCGCACGACATCCGGCCGGCCGACGAGGATCGGCTGCGCAAGCCCTTCCTCGATAGAGACCTGCGCGGCGCGCAGGACGCGCTCGTCCTCCCCCTCGGCGTAGATCACCCGCTTGGTCGCCGTCCGCGCCTGCGTGAACAGCGGCTTCATGACAAGGCCGGAGCGGAAGACGAAGCGGTTGAGCCGGTCATTGTAGGCGTCGAAATCCTCGATGGGCCGGCGAGCGACGCCGCTGTCCATCGCCGCGCGCGCGACGGCCGGCGCGATGCGCAGGATCAGGCGCGGATCGAAGGGCGTCGGGATCAGGAAATCGGGGCCGAACAGCCGGGTCTGACCGCCATAAGCGCGCGCCGCGACATCCGAGGACGGTTCGCGCGCCAGCGCCGCGATCGCCTTGACCGCCGCGAGCTTCATTTCATCGTTGATCTGCGTCGCGCCGACATCGAGCGCGCCACGGAACAGGTAGGGAAAGCACAGGACATTGTTCACCTGGTTCGGGAAGTCGGACCGGCCCGTGCAGATCATGACATCCGGCCGGGCTTCCTTCGCCACGTCGGGCATGATCTCCGGGATCGGGTTGGCCAGCGCCAGGACGAGAGGGCGCTCGGCCATGTGCTGGAGCATCTCGGGCTTCAGGACGCCGCCGGTCGACAACCCGAGGAAGACATCCGCGTCGGGGATGACGTCGGCGAGCGTGCGATGCGCCGTTTCGCGCGCGAATTTCGCCTTCCAGCGGTCCATGCTCTCGGCGCGGCCGGTATGCACGACGCCGTCGATATCCGTGACCCAGATATTCTCGCGTCGCGCGCCCAGGAGGAGAAGCATGTTCAGGCAGGCCAGAGCTGCCGCCCCGGCGCCCGCGGTAACGATCTTTACGTCCTCGATGCGTTTGTCAGCAATCGACAGCCCGTTCTGAATTGCGGCGGCGACGATGATCGCGGTGCCGTGCTGGTCATCGTGCAGCACGGGGATGTTCATCCGCTGAATGAGTGCTTCCTCGATCTCGAAGCACTCGGGTGCCTTGATGTCCTCGAGGTTGATTCCTCCAAAGGTGGGCTCAAGGGCGGTCGCGACCTCGCAGAACTTTTCCGGGTCGTCGGCCTTCACTTCCAGATCGAACACGTCGATCCCGGCGAACTTCTTGAAGAGGACCGCCTTGCCTTCCATCACCGGCTTGGAGGCGAGCGGGCCGATATTGCCGAGGCCCAGAACGGCCGTGCCATTCGTCAGAACAGCGACAAGATTGCTGCGCGAGGTGAGGTTGTCGACCTCCTCCGGATCCTCGACGATCGCCTCGCAGGGCGTTGCGACGCCGGGGGAGTAGGCGAGCGCCAGGTCGCGCTGGTTGCCGAGCGGTTTGGTCGGGGTGACCTCAATCTTCCCCGGCTGCGGATGGCGGTGATAATGCAGCGCGCCGGATTTCAGGTCCTCGGAGGCATCGTTGGACATGACGGCATATCCTTGGGCGGTCAGTGTTCTCATTGGGCGTATGACGCGCCTTACGCATCTTAAGACATAGACAGTTCGGGTCCACACCGCCACCGCCCTTGCCGGCAAAACTTTCCACGTGCGCTCGATTGGACGCCATGCTTGGCGCGGGCGTGCAAAAGCGGTAAGCCAGGGCCA from Dichotomicrobium thermohalophilum carries:
- a CDS encoding NADP-dependent malic enzyme is translated as MSNDASEDLKSGALHYHRHPQPGKIEVTPTKPLGNQRDLALAYSPGVATPCEAIVEDPEEVDNLTSRSNLVAVLTNGTAVLGLGNIGPLASKPVMEGKAVLFKKFAGIDVFDLEVKADDPEKFCEVATALEPTFGGINLEDIKAPECFEIEEALIQRMNIPVLHDDQHGTAIIVAAAIQNGLSIADKRIEDVKIVTAGAGAAALACLNMLLLLGARRENIWVTDIDGVVHTGRAESMDRWKAKFARETAHRTLADVIPDADVFLGLSTGGVLKPEMLQHMAERPLVLALANPIPEIMPDVAKEARPDVMICTGRSDFPNQVNNVLCFPYLFRGALDVGATQINDEMKLAAVKAIAALAREPSSDVAARAYGGQTRLFGPDFLIPTPFDPRLILRIAPAVARAAMDSGVARRPIEDFDAYNDRLNRFVFRSGLVMKPLFTQARTATKRVIYAEGEDERVLRAAQVSIEEGLAQPILVGRPDVVRTRLDRYGLSIEPGKDFELINPQDDPRYRDYVDTYLRRTWRRGVTPDRARTVVRTSSTVIAALAVERGEADAMICGLEGRFDAHLAHIRDVIGVAPGVRDFSALSLIIVSNGAYFLADTHVTTDPTADEIADMCILSAKQVCRFGMTPKIALLSHSAFGSRDTPSAQKMREAVELIRRKAPELEVEGEMHGDAALDEAYRKRVYPLSTLTGEANMLIMPNLDAANIVFHLLKTVSNALPVGPILLGAAKPAHILTPSVTARGVVNMTAIAAVEAQSCEES
- a CDS encoding UbiH/UbiF family hydroxylase, whose translation is MSETSHADRQTEIVVVGAGPAGLAAALSLAQAGYEVICAGQPFAPTDTRTTALLQPSIELLDDIGVWDDCQAEAAPLNTLRLIDDTGRLFRAPDAAFHAEELGDGPFGYNIPNHALVQALHRAIAEREHVTFQPTQAVTDVAPGADGVRVTLSEGPRIDARLVVGADGRRSLCRKRAGIKAQSWDYPQTAIACNFKHTRAHRDTCIELHTASGPLTAVPLPDGWSSLVWVERPEEAERLRELDEAGFARELERSLHYALGRVTEVGPRGTFPLSGLQARDLAKNRIALVGEAAHVVPPIGAQGLNLGYRDVAALTRSVKEASGDPGGEPVMRSYNLARRGDVMTRTLAADMLNRTLYSGFLPFQLARGAGLYLVNAVGPLRRLLMREGLTPAGSRHLPG